cccgtccttcaccttcggaaccctgctcttcccgtccttcaccttctgaaccctgctcttcccctccttcaccttcggaaccctgctcttcccctccttcaccttcggacccctgctcttcccctccttcaccttcggacccctgctcttcccctccttcaccttcggacccctgctcttcccgtccttcaccttcggaaccctgctcttcccgtccttcaccttctgaaccctgctcttcccctccttcaccttcggaaccctgctcttcccctccttcaccttcggacccctgctcttcccctccttcaccttcggacccctgctcttcccctccttcaccttcggaaccctgctcttcccgtccttcaccttcggaaccctgctcttcccctccttcaccttcggacccctgctcttcccctcctttaccttcggacccctgctcttcccctccttcaccttcggaaccctgctcttcccgtccttcaccttcggacccctgctcttcctgtccttcacctttggaaccctgctcttcccgtccttcaccttctgaaccctgctcttcccgtccttcaccttcggacccctgctcttcccgtcctttaccttcggacccctgctcttcccctctttcaccttcggacccctgctcttcccctccttcaccttcggacccctgctcttcccctccttcaccttcggacccctgctctttccgtccttcaccttcggacccctgctctttccctccttcaccttcggacccctcctcatcccgtccttcaccttcggacccctgctcttcccctccttcaccttcggaaccctgctcttcccgtccttcaccttcggacccctgctcttcccgtccttcaccttcggaaccctgctcttcccgtcctttaccttcggacccctgctcttcccctctttcaccttcggacccctgctcttcccctccttcaccttcggacccctgctcttcccctccttcaccttcggacccctgctcttcccgtccttcaccttcggacccctgctcttcccctccttcaccttcggacccctgctcttcccctccttcaccttcggaaccctgctcttcccctccttcaccttcggacccctgctcttcccctccttcaccttcggacccctgctctttccgtccttcaccttcggacccctgctcttcccctccttcaccttcggacccctgctcttcccctccttcaccttcggacccctgctcttcccctcccaaccactctgctctcaacgatgtattcccctcatccccacccgtaacctctattgtatgtattcccctcccaacccccatcaaattttggcccaataactgtaaaattttctaagttgtcctttctccagtctgacgcctttaaacccttgccacatttcctgcttcacctcactttagcctagttgactcttcccgtattgcaaccccccttaaatgctgctttgcttttatctcccgtgaatttatcatttcagccctataccctggccctgtactctcttcgctgtgcattctccccttaccttgattgtaatcatcatcccttgcaaattctttaaatattcgccctttagccgtttctcctgtcaattctttcttagtttaagcgaataaatttcatctaattgctctccacctttaatcttttaacttctgtatttttcggagcaaacaaaactacaatgtaattcaatcaatttattattgtttcatacaacaaccagtatattttattctgatattgttttagtataattatcttatcaacgatacgctgcttcgctttaattttaattttgtaaaaatagtattattttaataacttatcccattctttgagtacagatttaatcagacaactgtctgtacgctggggttttatagaaaaagtcgcaaatttttagctgtttcacaaattaagaaaagtagcgaattgtttccggtaataatggactggtctccgtgtccgcagaggctaccccgccactgtgctgggggtgatcccctacgcgggggtgtctttcttcacctacgactcgctgaagcactggtacctgggtgagtcgcgggacattgctacacgtgtttaactcacgacgcccgaatgtgagtgaatgaacaaatgaatgggacgtgtcgccccgtgtccttcaatttgagacgtataccgttgcggataggtatagctacaaagggtagaattgcatgtaacaccttgtacaggtaaccactgcttaccttagcagcagtatcccatagtattgacctaatgctgtgaaagtaactaaaacagcagcagcaatttggtgggtaggtgtttgggctcgtgtgactgtaatcacgcgctttagatcggaacgctgcattacaacaatgctgctcagcgacagaataaaacatggtggtgatacttccgcggatgagctccgtttcaaatagctgttcatgttgaatgatatgtaaacgaaagaacgattgaacgaaagagcgaactatgagagcggaaaatttgtattaccattttattacctataatctctaaagttttatatacacattaagcaccttaatgaatgaatacacatttattatacaacagaccaaagtatagaacaaaataacataatacgtaataaatacattattttaaattaaaaaaaaaactgacttcaacatacgcccaggaacttaaatacaaaaaaaaatttgctactttgggttacattattgttgattttttaataacagcaaatcggttcaggcgtcttcgagtaatcgggtaatacattaaaaaaaaaagattccgacgaattaagaaactcttccttcttgaagtcggttaaaaagccagtggcctcgatctcttcaaggcaaccaatggcgtgaaaaacccgtgtgtataaaaccattttaccgtttacttggaatagcaatgtcaatgggaagttagcaatatgcggtcgatggcttgagttgtaatggatgaattaaatgaatgaatcgagctaaatctgttccgcagagtacaagggctcgagcccgcgaggcctcactaacatggcgttcggcggcgcggcgggcgcgctcgcgcagaccgacactttaatgttctgttcaagccactggggctcagaccccaaatttcctatctccgtgggtgtgctaatatataataaactctgtactaaaatctgtgtggtgtataacgatgacagaaattgtataatccaccatgcagatccggtttagatcccacagggcacgtgcatacgtaaagccaaatggtttgactggagctatattatattggtaatcgttgattactgcggttacctgtcaatgtaaatacgtaagtaaaaacaaaaaagtttgatctggcgatattaaaaaatataaggattggatgttcccgaggtgcctcaaggccagcgccaggactcttcccgggactccatccggtcccggtgccttcttgcaccgccgcaggtggttccacgcttctcctaattcatcctctgtgaccggaggggcttccatcgactcttctcgctccccgaatgatggaatcgtcatagtcgggggcgtaaaagctggtggttgaggaaagagtccagacaccacccgattaaggagctccggctccatggagttcatgggtggggcactccgcatcttacctctgacgatgcggtattgccgaccccatggatccctattcagggttgccaggaactcctcgctggcggagtccttggcattagcgatggccacctggaatgccctttttgccctctggagctctttatataggcgatcctcttccggcgcgtccagtggccttcttcggcggcagcgggtgtaagcccggcgcgcccgattactgtcgcaacggagagcagcaatttcttgcgaccaccagtaaaccgccttccgggctgggaggcacctggtccggggcatcgctgcatcacataccctcttcaatgcgatgcggaaacgcctcgccctctcctcaacatcagtcagcaccggggtggctgcgttccaggcctcaacaatggctccttcctccaccatttcacggtcgaggcgggctagggaccatctcggaaacactactctccctcctccggtctgactttgaggcaacgagcaggatgcggagactctccaccggatgtaccgatggtctgacagagtctccacttcctcgaggacgcgccaatcctgggcacgtgaggcgatggcaggggtagcgaatgagacatccactattgaccccccctgccgtcgcacacaggtgtttgcgcgtccttggttgagaaggaccaggccgaccatggcagcccagttctccaactcaactcccctcagatctgttatgggggatccccacgccgcagacttcgcatttaggtcccccatcaggattacctgggtcggggccgcacctctcaccactggctccagacttctaagataagcctcgaaggcagacaggggtttgtttggggagaagtatactccaattagtgtcacctccccccacacgaccgctacaaaccctggtccgctgcgttgtggaaccagtggaattccatgtgccggcaccacaacagccaccgatccctcgacgtcaccagcccaatttgattgagtagggatgaagtagggctcggcggctgtcgccacttgaatctgccactccgccatgtgttgtatcaggaggtcctgggcacgggcgcagtggttcagattggcctgcagaaattcgctatggcgtatggtcattagtcgccatttcgatgtcctcctgtggcggttcttgtcgacctcttgaagagcctggggcccgagtcaaaggagcctccttacccttcgttggaggcgggaaacacttaagccctcccataacatgaccagctttcctgcccatttgcgtgcagattgcacatttaggctcatccgagcacgaggccgccttgtgcccttccctgccacatctgaagcacaaagtgctccggtcggcaggtgatgggcagagagcccttgtgtgacccacccccatgcacttaaagcagcgcatcgggataggttccaaaagggtaacacgggctgacgaccacccaacgactatccttccctctgctacgagtagcttcgctgtagtcacagggcatcgga
Above is a genomic segment from Pararge aegeria chromosome 23, ilParAegt1.1, whole genome shotgun sequence containing:
- the LOC120634130 gene encoding uncharacterized protein LOC120634130; its protein translation is QANLNHCARAQDLLIQHMAEWQIQVATAAEPYFIPTQSNWAGDVEGSVAVVVPAHGIPLVPQRSGPGFVAVVWGEVTLIGVYFSPNKPLSAFEAYLRSLEPVVRGAAPTQVILMGDLNAKSAAWGSPITDLRGVE